In a single window of the Mesoplodon densirostris isolate mMesDen1 chromosome 18, mMesDen1 primary haplotype, whole genome shotgun sequence genome:
- the ACAP1 gene encoding arf-GAP with coiled-coil, ANK repeat and PH domain-containing protein 1 isoform X4 produces the protein MTVKLDFEECLKDSPRFRASIELVEAEVSELETRLEKLLKLGNGLLESGRHYLAASRAFIVGICDLAHLGPPEPMMAECLDKFTQSLSHKLDSHAELLDATQHTLQQQIQTLVKEGLRGFREARRDFWRGAESLEAALTHNAEVPRRRAQEAEEAGAALKIARAGYRGRALDYALQINVIEDKRKFDIMEFVLRLVEAQATHFQQGHEELSRLAQYRKELGGQLHRLVLNSAREKRDMEQRHVLLKQKELGGEEPEPSLKEGPGGLVMEGHLFKRASNAFKTWSRRWFTIQSNQLVYQKKHKDPVTVVVDDLRLCTVKLCPDSERRFCFEVVSPIKSCLLQADSERLLQLWVSAVQSSIATAFSQAHLDDSPRGPGQGSGPLAMGSAATLGSGGMSRGRDSGGVGHVAAQVQSVDGNAQCCDCREPAPEWASINLGVTLCIQCSGIHRSLGVHFSKVRSLTLDSWEPELVKLMCELGNVIMNQIYEARVEAMAVKKPGPSCSRQEKEAWIHAKYVEKKFLTKLPEIRGRRGGRGPPRGQPPVPPKPGTIRPQPGSFRPKPESPSEDLGSLHPGALLFRAAGHPPSLPTMADALAHGADVNWVHGGQENATPLIQATAANSLLACEFLLQNGANVNQVDSHGRGPLHHATILGHTGLACLFLKRGADLGARDSEGRDPLVIAVETANADIVTLLRLAKMREVDAAQGQAGDETYLDIFRDFSLMASDNPEKLSRRSHDLHTL, from the exons ATGACGGTCAAGCTAGATTTTGAGGAGTGCCTTAAGGACTCACCCCGCTTCCG AGCCTCTATCGAGCTGGTGGAAGCCGAAGTGTCGGAATTGGAGACCCGGCTGGAAAAG CTCCTCAAGCTGGGTAATGGCCTCCTGGAAAGTGGGCGCCACTACCTTGCCGCCAGCCGGGCCTTCATTGTTGGCATTTGTGACCTGGCCCACCTGGGTCCACCAGAGCCCATGATGGCG GAGTGTCTGGACAAATTCACTCAGAGCCTGAGCCACAAGCTGGACAGCCATGCA GAGCTTCTAGATGCCACCCAGCACACACTGCAGCAGCAAATCCAAACTCTGGTCAAGGA AGGTCTCCGGGGCTTCCGAGAGGCTCGCCGGGATTTCTGGCGGGGGGCTGAGAGCCTGGAGGCTGCTCTTACCCACAACGCAGAGGTCCCCAGGCGCCGGGCCCAGGAGGCAGAAGAGGCCGGAGCTGCTCTGAAGATTGCTCGAGCCGGGTACCGGGGACGGGCCCTGGATTATGCCCTGCAG ATCAATGTGATTGAGGACAAGAGGAAGTTTGACATCATGGAGTTT GTGCTGCGTCTGGTGGAGGCCCAGGCTACCCATTTCCAGCAGGGCCACGAGGAGCTGAGCCGGCTGGCCCAGTATCGCAAGGAGCTGGGTGGCCAG TTACACCGGCTGGTCTTGAATTCGGCTCGAGAGAAGAGGGACATGGAGCAGAGACACGTGCTGCTGAAACAGAAG GAGCTGGGTGGGGAAGAGCCAGAGCCAAGCCTAAAGGAGGGGCCTGGTGGCCTGGTCATGGAAGGGCACCTCTTCAAACGGGCCAGCAATGCCTTTAAAACCTGGAGCAG ACGCTGGTTTACTATTCAGAGCAACCAACTGGTTTATCAGAAGAAGCACAAG GACCCTGTGACTGTGGTGGTGGATGACCTTCGTCTCTGCACAGTGAAGCTCTGTCCTGACTCAGAAAGGCGGTTCTGCTTTGAGGTGGTGTCCCCCATCAA GTCCTGCCTCCTGCAGGCTGACTCAGAGCGCCTCCTGCAGCTGTGGGTCAGTGCTGTGCAGAGCAGCATCGCTACGGCCTTCAGCCAGGCTCACCTTGATGACAGCCCCCGGGGTCCAGGCCAG GGCTCAGGACCCCTGGCCATGGGCTCCGCCGCCACCCTGGGCTCTGGCGGGATGAGCAGGGGAAGGGATTCTGGTGGAGTCGGGCACGTGGCAGCCCAGGTGCAGAGCGTGGACGGCAACGCCCAGTGCTGTGACTGCCGGGAGCCGGCCCCTGAGTGGGCCAGCATCAACCTGGGCGTCACCCTCTGCATTCAGTGCTCCGGCATCCACAG gagccTTGGAGTTCATTTCTCCAAAGTCCGGTCCCTGACCCTTGACTCATGGGAGCCGGAACTCGTGAAG CTCATGTGTGAGCTGGGGAATGTCATCATGAACCAGATCTATGAGGCCCGTGTGGAGGCCATGGCCGTGAAGAAgccagggcccagctgctcccg GCAAGAGAAGGAGGCCTGGATTCACGCCAAATACGTGGAGAAGAAGTTCCTGACCAAGCTTCCTGAGATTCGCGGGCGAAGAGGTGGCCGGGGGCCCCCGAGGGGGCAGCCTCCTGTGCCCCCAAAGCCGGGCACCATCAGGCCCCAGCCCGGGAGCTTCAGACCCAAGCCAG AGTCACCCTCTGAAGACCTGGGCAGCCTGCACCCTGGGGCCCTGCTCTTTCGAGCTGCTGGGCATCCTCCATCCCTTCCCACCATGGCTGATGCCCTCGCCCATGGAGCCGATGTCAACTGGGTCCACGGGGGACAGGAGAACGCCACACCACTGATCCAGGCCACAGCTGCG AATTCTCTTCTGGCCTGTGAGTTCCTCCTCCAGAACGGAGCAAACGTGAACCAAGTGGACAGCCACGGCCGAGGCCCGCTCCACCACGCGACCATTCTTGGCCACACAGG GCTGGCCTGCCTATTCCTGAAACGGGGGGCCGATCTGGGAGCCCGAGACTCTGAAGGCAGAGACCCCCTGGTCATCGCCGTGGAAACAGCCAACGCTGACATCGTCACTCT GCTGCGATTGGCAAAGATGAGGGAGGTCGATGCGGCCCAGGGCCAGGCTG gaGACGAGACGTATCTCGATATCTTCCGCGACTTCTCCCTCATGGCGTCCGACAACCCGGAGAAGCTGAGCCGGCGTAGCCATGACCTACACACACTTTGA
- the ACAP1 gene encoding arf-GAP with coiled-coil, ANK repeat and PH domain-containing protein 1 isoform X5: MTVKLDFEECLKDSPRFRASIELVEAEVSELETRLEKLLKLGNGLLESGRHYLAASRAFIVGICDLAHLGPPEPMMAECLDKFTQSLSHKLDSHAELLDATQHTLQQQIQTLVKEGLRGFREARRDFWRGAESLEAALTHNAEVPRRRAQEAEEAGAALKIARAGYRGRALDYALQINVIEDKRKFDIMEFVLRLVEAQATHFQQGHEELSRLAQYRKELGGQLHRLVLNSAREKRDMEQRHVLLKQKELGGEEPEPSLKEGPGGLVMEGHLFKRASNAFKTWSRRWFTIQSNQLVYQKKHKVSRPGSWMPGPRRTQPCCGCLDACPPIPFPCQDPVTVVVDDLRLCTVKLCPDSERRFCFEVVSPIKSLGVHFSKVRSLTLDSWEPELVKLMCELGNVIMNQIYEARVEAMAVKKPGPSCSRQEKEAWIHAKYVEKKFLTKLPEIRGRRGGRGPPRGQPPVPPKPGTIRPQPGSFRPKPESPSEDLGSLHPGALLFRAAGHPPSLPTMADALAHGADVNWVHGGQENATPLIQATAANSLLACEFLLQNGANVNQVDSHGRGPLHHATILGHTGLACLFLKRGADLGARDSEGRDPLVIAVETANADIVTLLRLAKMREVDAAQGQAGDETYLDIFRDFSLMASDNPEKLSRRSHDLHTL; encoded by the exons ATGACGGTCAAGCTAGATTTTGAGGAGTGCCTTAAGGACTCACCCCGCTTCCG AGCCTCTATCGAGCTGGTGGAAGCCGAAGTGTCGGAATTGGAGACCCGGCTGGAAAAG CTCCTCAAGCTGGGTAATGGCCTCCTGGAAAGTGGGCGCCACTACCTTGCCGCCAGCCGGGCCTTCATTGTTGGCATTTGTGACCTGGCCCACCTGGGTCCACCAGAGCCCATGATGGCG GAGTGTCTGGACAAATTCACTCAGAGCCTGAGCCACAAGCTGGACAGCCATGCA GAGCTTCTAGATGCCACCCAGCACACACTGCAGCAGCAAATCCAAACTCTGGTCAAGGA AGGTCTCCGGGGCTTCCGAGAGGCTCGCCGGGATTTCTGGCGGGGGGCTGAGAGCCTGGAGGCTGCTCTTACCCACAACGCAGAGGTCCCCAGGCGCCGGGCCCAGGAGGCAGAAGAGGCCGGAGCTGCTCTGAAGATTGCTCGAGCCGGGTACCGGGGACGGGCCCTGGATTATGCCCTGCAG ATCAATGTGATTGAGGACAAGAGGAAGTTTGACATCATGGAGTTT GTGCTGCGTCTGGTGGAGGCCCAGGCTACCCATTTCCAGCAGGGCCACGAGGAGCTGAGCCGGCTGGCCCAGTATCGCAAGGAGCTGGGTGGCCAG TTACACCGGCTGGTCTTGAATTCGGCTCGAGAGAAGAGGGACATGGAGCAGAGACACGTGCTGCTGAAACAGAAG GAGCTGGGTGGGGAAGAGCCAGAGCCAAGCCTAAAGGAGGGGCCTGGTGGCCTGGTCATGGAAGGGCACCTCTTCAAACGGGCCAGCAATGCCTTTAAAACCTGGAGCAG ACGCTGGTTTACTATTCAGAGCAACCAACTGGTTTATCAGAAGAAGCACAAGGTGAGTAGGCCCGGGTCCTGGATGCCTGGGCCCAGGAGGACTCAGCCCTGCTGTGGCTGCCTGGATGCCTGCCCCCCGATCCCCTTTCCCTGCCAGGACCCTGTGACTGTGGTGGTGGATGACCTTCGTCTCTGCACAGTGAAGCTCTGTCCTGACTCAGAAAGGCGGTTCTGCTTTGAGGTGGTGTCCCCCATCAA gagccTTGGAGTTCATTTCTCCAAAGTCCGGTCCCTGACCCTTGACTCATGGGAGCCGGAACTCGTGAAG CTCATGTGTGAGCTGGGGAATGTCATCATGAACCAGATCTATGAGGCCCGTGTGGAGGCCATGGCCGTGAAGAAgccagggcccagctgctcccg GCAAGAGAAGGAGGCCTGGATTCACGCCAAATACGTGGAGAAGAAGTTCCTGACCAAGCTTCCTGAGATTCGCGGGCGAAGAGGTGGCCGGGGGCCCCCGAGGGGGCAGCCTCCTGTGCCCCCAAAGCCGGGCACCATCAGGCCCCAGCCCGGGAGCTTCAGACCCAAGCCAG AGTCACCCTCTGAAGACCTGGGCAGCCTGCACCCTGGGGCCCTGCTCTTTCGAGCTGCTGGGCATCCTCCATCCCTTCCCACCATGGCTGATGCCCTCGCCCATGGAGCCGATGTCAACTGGGTCCACGGGGGACAGGAGAACGCCACACCACTGATCCAGGCCACAGCTGCG AATTCTCTTCTGGCCTGTGAGTTCCTCCTCCAGAACGGAGCAAACGTGAACCAAGTGGACAGCCACGGCCGAGGCCCGCTCCACCACGCGACCATTCTTGGCCACACAGG GCTGGCCTGCCTATTCCTGAAACGGGGGGCCGATCTGGGAGCCCGAGACTCTGAAGGCAGAGACCCCCTGGTCATCGCCGTGGAAACAGCCAACGCTGACATCGTCACTCT GCTGCGATTGGCAAAGATGAGGGAGGTCGATGCGGCCCAGGGCCAGGCTG gaGACGAGACGTATCTCGATATCTTCCGCGACTTCTCCCTCATGGCGTCCGACAACCCGGAGAAGCTGAGCCGGCGTAGCCATGACCTACACACACTTTGA
- the ACAP1 gene encoding arf-GAP with coiled-coil, ANK repeat and PH domain-containing protein 1 isoform X2 gives MTVKLDFEECLKDSPRFRASIELVEAEVSELETRLEKLLKLGNGLLESGRHYLAASRAFIVGICDLAHLGPPEPMMAECLDKFTQSLSHKLDSHAELLDATQHTLQQQIQTLVKEGLRGFREARRDFWRGAESLEAALTHNAEVPRRRAQEAEEAGAALKIARAGYRGRALDYALQINVIEDKRKFDIMEFVLRLVEAQATHFQQGHEELSRLAQYRKELGGQLHRLVLNSAREKRDMEQRHVLLKQKELGGEEPEPSLKEGPGGLVMEGHLFKRASNAFKTWSRRWFTIQSNQLVYQKKHKVSRPGSWMPGPRRTQPCCGCLDACPPIPFPCQDPVTVVVDDLRLCTVKLCPDSERRFCFEVVSPIKSCLLQADSERLLQLWVSAVQSSIATAFSQAHLDDSPRGPGQGSGPLAMGSAATLGSGGMSRGRDSGGVGHVAAQVQSVDGNAQCCDCREPAPEWASINLGVTLCIQCSGIHRSLGVHFSKVRSLTLDSWEPELVKLMCELGNVIMNQIYEARVEAMAVKKPGPSCSRQEKEAWIHAKYVEKKFLTKLPEIRGRRGGRGPPRGQPPVPPKPGTIRPQPGSFRPKPESPSEDLGSLHPGALLFRAAGHPPSLPTMADALAHGADVNWVHGGQENATPLIQATAANSLLACEFLLQNGANVNQVDSHGRGPLHHATILGHTGLACLFLKRGADLGARDSEGRDPLVIAVETANADIVTLLRLAKMREVDAAQGQAGDETYLDIFRDFSLMASDNPEKLSRRSHDLHTL, from the exons ATGACGGTCAAGCTAGATTTTGAGGAGTGCCTTAAGGACTCACCCCGCTTCCG AGCCTCTATCGAGCTGGTGGAAGCCGAAGTGTCGGAATTGGAGACCCGGCTGGAAAAG CTCCTCAAGCTGGGTAATGGCCTCCTGGAAAGTGGGCGCCACTACCTTGCCGCCAGCCGGGCCTTCATTGTTGGCATTTGTGACCTGGCCCACCTGGGTCCACCAGAGCCCATGATGGCG GAGTGTCTGGACAAATTCACTCAGAGCCTGAGCCACAAGCTGGACAGCCATGCA GAGCTTCTAGATGCCACCCAGCACACACTGCAGCAGCAAATCCAAACTCTGGTCAAGGA AGGTCTCCGGGGCTTCCGAGAGGCTCGCCGGGATTTCTGGCGGGGGGCTGAGAGCCTGGAGGCTGCTCTTACCCACAACGCAGAGGTCCCCAGGCGCCGGGCCCAGGAGGCAGAAGAGGCCGGAGCTGCTCTGAAGATTGCTCGAGCCGGGTACCGGGGACGGGCCCTGGATTATGCCCTGCAG ATCAATGTGATTGAGGACAAGAGGAAGTTTGACATCATGGAGTTT GTGCTGCGTCTGGTGGAGGCCCAGGCTACCCATTTCCAGCAGGGCCACGAGGAGCTGAGCCGGCTGGCCCAGTATCGCAAGGAGCTGGGTGGCCAG TTACACCGGCTGGTCTTGAATTCGGCTCGAGAGAAGAGGGACATGGAGCAGAGACACGTGCTGCTGAAACAGAAG GAGCTGGGTGGGGAAGAGCCAGAGCCAAGCCTAAAGGAGGGGCCTGGTGGCCTGGTCATGGAAGGGCACCTCTTCAAACGGGCCAGCAATGCCTTTAAAACCTGGAGCAG ACGCTGGTTTACTATTCAGAGCAACCAACTGGTTTATCAGAAGAAGCACAAGGTGAGTAGGCCCGGGTCCTGGATGCCTGGGCCCAGGAGGACTCAGCCCTGCTGTGGCTGCCTGGATGCCTGCCCCCCGATCCCCTTTCCCTGCCAGGACCCTGTGACTGTGGTGGTGGATGACCTTCGTCTCTGCACAGTGAAGCTCTGTCCTGACTCAGAAAGGCGGTTCTGCTTTGAGGTGGTGTCCCCCATCAA GTCCTGCCTCCTGCAGGCTGACTCAGAGCGCCTCCTGCAGCTGTGGGTCAGTGCTGTGCAGAGCAGCATCGCTACGGCCTTCAGCCAGGCTCACCTTGATGACAGCCCCCGGGGTCCAGGCCAG GGCTCAGGACCCCTGGCCATGGGCTCCGCCGCCACCCTGGGCTCTGGCGGGATGAGCAGGGGAAGGGATTCTGGTGGAGTCGGGCACGTGGCAGCCCAGGTGCAGAGCGTGGACGGCAACGCCCAGTGCTGTGACTGCCGGGAGCCGGCCCCTGAGTGGGCCAGCATCAACCTGGGCGTCACCCTCTGCATTCAGTGCTCCGGCATCCACAG gagccTTGGAGTTCATTTCTCCAAAGTCCGGTCCCTGACCCTTGACTCATGGGAGCCGGAACTCGTGAAG CTCATGTGTGAGCTGGGGAATGTCATCATGAACCAGATCTATGAGGCCCGTGTGGAGGCCATGGCCGTGAAGAAgccagggcccagctgctcccg GCAAGAGAAGGAGGCCTGGATTCACGCCAAATACGTGGAGAAGAAGTTCCTGACCAAGCTTCCTGAGATTCGCGGGCGAAGAGGTGGCCGGGGGCCCCCGAGGGGGCAGCCTCCTGTGCCCCCAAAGCCGGGCACCATCAGGCCCCAGCCCGGGAGCTTCAGACCCAAGCCAG AGTCACCCTCTGAAGACCTGGGCAGCCTGCACCCTGGGGCCCTGCTCTTTCGAGCTGCTGGGCATCCTCCATCCCTTCCCACCATGGCTGATGCCCTCGCCCATGGAGCCGATGTCAACTGGGTCCACGGGGGACAGGAGAACGCCACACCACTGATCCAGGCCACAGCTGCG AATTCTCTTCTGGCCTGTGAGTTCCTCCTCCAGAACGGAGCAAACGTGAACCAAGTGGACAGCCACGGCCGAGGCCCGCTCCACCACGCGACCATTCTTGGCCACACAGG GCTGGCCTGCCTATTCCTGAAACGGGGGGCCGATCTGGGAGCCCGAGACTCTGAAGGCAGAGACCCCCTGGTCATCGCCGTGGAAACAGCCAACGCTGACATCGTCACTCT GCTGCGATTGGCAAAGATGAGGGAGGTCGATGCGGCCCAGGGCCAGGCTG gaGACGAGACGTATCTCGATATCTTCCGCGACTTCTCCCTCATGGCGTCCGACAACCCGGAGAAGCTGAGCCGGCGTAGCCATGACCTACACACACTTTGA
- the ACAP1 gene encoding arf-GAP with coiled-coil, ANK repeat and PH domain-containing protein 1 isoform X3, with amino-acid sequence MTVKLDFEECLKDSPRFRASIELVEAEVSELETRLEKLLKLGNGLLESGRHYLAASRAFIVGICDLAHLGPPEPMMAECLDKFTQSLSHKLDSHAELLDATQHTLQQQIQTLVKEGLRGFREARRDFWRGAESLEAALTHNAEVPRRRAQEAEEAGAALKIARAGYRGRALDYALQINVIEDKRKFDIMEFVLRLVEAQATHFQQGHEELSRLAQYRKELGGQLHRLVLNSAREKRDMEQRHVLLKQKELGGEEPEPSLKEGPGGLVMEGHLFKRASNAFKTWSRRWFTIQSNQLVYQKKHKDPVTVVVDDLRLCTVKLCPDSERRFCFEVVSPIKSCLLQADSERLLQLWVSAVQSSIATAFSQAHLDDSPRGPGQSHSFFPCLPQGSGPLAMGSAATLGSGGMSRGRDSGGVGHVAAQVQSVDGNAQCCDCREPAPEWASINLGVTLCIQCSGIHRSLGVHFSKVRSLTLDSWEPELVKLMCELGNVIMNQIYEARVEAMAVKKPGPSCSRQEKEAWIHAKYVEKKFLTKLPEIRGRRGGRGPPRGQPPVPPKPGTIRPQPGSFRPKPESPSEDLGSLHPGALLFRAAGHPPSLPTMADALAHGADVNWVHGGQENATPLIQATAANSLLACEFLLQNGANVNQVDSHGRGPLHHATILGHTGLACLFLKRGADLGARDSEGRDPLVIAVETANADIVTLLRLAKMREVDAAQGQAGDETYLDIFRDFSLMASDNPEKLSRRSHDLHTL; translated from the exons ATGACGGTCAAGCTAGATTTTGAGGAGTGCCTTAAGGACTCACCCCGCTTCCG AGCCTCTATCGAGCTGGTGGAAGCCGAAGTGTCGGAATTGGAGACCCGGCTGGAAAAG CTCCTCAAGCTGGGTAATGGCCTCCTGGAAAGTGGGCGCCACTACCTTGCCGCCAGCCGGGCCTTCATTGTTGGCATTTGTGACCTGGCCCACCTGGGTCCACCAGAGCCCATGATGGCG GAGTGTCTGGACAAATTCACTCAGAGCCTGAGCCACAAGCTGGACAGCCATGCA GAGCTTCTAGATGCCACCCAGCACACACTGCAGCAGCAAATCCAAACTCTGGTCAAGGA AGGTCTCCGGGGCTTCCGAGAGGCTCGCCGGGATTTCTGGCGGGGGGCTGAGAGCCTGGAGGCTGCTCTTACCCACAACGCAGAGGTCCCCAGGCGCCGGGCCCAGGAGGCAGAAGAGGCCGGAGCTGCTCTGAAGATTGCTCGAGCCGGGTACCGGGGACGGGCCCTGGATTATGCCCTGCAG ATCAATGTGATTGAGGACAAGAGGAAGTTTGACATCATGGAGTTT GTGCTGCGTCTGGTGGAGGCCCAGGCTACCCATTTCCAGCAGGGCCACGAGGAGCTGAGCCGGCTGGCCCAGTATCGCAAGGAGCTGGGTGGCCAG TTACACCGGCTGGTCTTGAATTCGGCTCGAGAGAAGAGGGACATGGAGCAGAGACACGTGCTGCTGAAACAGAAG GAGCTGGGTGGGGAAGAGCCAGAGCCAAGCCTAAAGGAGGGGCCTGGTGGCCTGGTCATGGAAGGGCACCTCTTCAAACGGGCCAGCAATGCCTTTAAAACCTGGAGCAG ACGCTGGTTTACTATTCAGAGCAACCAACTGGTTTATCAGAAGAAGCACAAG GACCCTGTGACTGTGGTGGTGGATGACCTTCGTCTCTGCACAGTGAAGCTCTGTCCTGACTCAGAAAGGCGGTTCTGCTTTGAGGTGGTGTCCCCCATCAA GTCCTGCCTCCTGCAGGCTGACTCAGAGCGCCTCCTGCAGCTGTGGGTCAGTGCTGTGCAGAGCAGCATCGCTACGGCCTTCAGCCAGGCTCACCTTGATGACAGCCCCCGGGGTCCAGGCCAG AGCCACTCTTTCTTCCCCTGTCTCCCCCAGGGCTCAGGACCCCTGGCCATGGGCTCCGCCGCCACCCTGGGCTCTGGCGGGATGAGCAGGGGAAGGGATTCTGGTGGAGTCGGGCACGTGGCAGCCCAGGTGCAGAGCGTGGACGGCAACGCCCAGTGCTGTGACTGCCGGGAGCCGGCCCCTGAGTGGGCCAGCATCAACCTGGGCGTCACCCTCTGCATTCAGTGCTCCGGCATCCACAG gagccTTGGAGTTCATTTCTCCAAAGTCCGGTCCCTGACCCTTGACTCATGGGAGCCGGAACTCGTGAAG CTCATGTGTGAGCTGGGGAATGTCATCATGAACCAGATCTATGAGGCCCGTGTGGAGGCCATGGCCGTGAAGAAgccagggcccagctgctcccg GCAAGAGAAGGAGGCCTGGATTCACGCCAAATACGTGGAGAAGAAGTTCCTGACCAAGCTTCCTGAGATTCGCGGGCGAAGAGGTGGCCGGGGGCCCCCGAGGGGGCAGCCTCCTGTGCCCCCAAAGCCGGGCACCATCAGGCCCCAGCCCGGGAGCTTCAGACCCAAGCCAG AGTCACCCTCTGAAGACCTGGGCAGCCTGCACCCTGGGGCCCTGCTCTTTCGAGCTGCTGGGCATCCTCCATCCCTTCCCACCATGGCTGATGCCCTCGCCCATGGAGCCGATGTCAACTGGGTCCACGGGGGACAGGAGAACGCCACACCACTGATCCAGGCCACAGCTGCG AATTCTCTTCTGGCCTGTGAGTTCCTCCTCCAGAACGGAGCAAACGTGAACCAAGTGGACAGCCACGGCCGAGGCCCGCTCCACCACGCGACCATTCTTGGCCACACAGG GCTGGCCTGCCTATTCCTGAAACGGGGGGCCGATCTGGGAGCCCGAGACTCTGAAGGCAGAGACCCCCTGGTCATCGCCGTGGAAACAGCCAACGCTGACATCGTCACTCT GCTGCGATTGGCAAAGATGAGGGAGGTCGATGCGGCCCAGGGCCAGGCTG gaGACGAGACGTATCTCGATATCTTCCGCGACTTCTCCCTCATGGCGTCCGACAACCCGGAGAAGCTGAGCCGGCGTAGCCATGACCTACACACACTTTGA